Proteins encoded by one window of Girardinichthys multiradiatus isolate DD_20200921_A chromosome 14, DD_fGirMul_XY1, whole genome shotgun sequence:
- the LOC124880766 gene encoding UDP-glucuronosyltransferase 2C1-like gives MSNTVSVFLALLCYLLLQSLSCSGSRILVVPVDGSHWINMKIILEELHSRGHEITVLRSAKSWYIPSNSSIYTSINVPMFEDEADRDFYIKMLQDVMDRRSYPTFIRTFYQQHLLTSKIGDCHKMLARSAAKILEDAVLMKKLKDTKFDLMLTDPAFSLGVILGAYLKLPKVFNVRWINNGEGHQTVAPSPVSYVPVSGSELHDQMNFLERTKNMLHYLNRVYEQYFIINPAYSDLFQKHFPPGTDLVSLELSADIWLFRADFVFEFPRPTMPNVVYVGGFQCKKAHPLPDDLEEFMQSSGKHGVVVMSLGTLVSALPPEITEAIAAAFAQLPQKVIWRFGGDKPSSLGNNTRLVKWLPQNDLLGHPKTRVFIAHGGTNGLYEAIYHGVPVLGLPLLFDQFDNLLRMKVRGAVQVVEARSLTKDNFLEALKDVLENPFYRKNIQRLSQLHRDRPMPPMDTAIFWIEYVIRNKGAAHLQSAGFSLPWYSYFCLDVAVVVLALIGTSIWVSVLVCRLLCCRNGKKMKAE, from the coding sequence ATGTCCAACACAGTCTCTGTATTCTTGGCACTCCTCTGCTATCTGTTGCTCCAGTCCTTATCCTGTAGCGGTAGTAGGATCCTGGTGGTACCTGTTGATGGCAGCCACTGGATCAACATGAAGATAATTCTTGAAGAGCTTCACTCTCGGGGACATGAAATCACAGTTCTGCGCTCTGCCAAGAGCTGGTACATCCCCAGTAACTCCTCCATTTATACCTCCATTAATGTCCCAATGTTTGAGGACGAGGCAGACAGAGACTTTTACATCAAAATGCTCCAGGATGTCATGGATCGCCGCAGCTATCCCACTTTTATACGGACATTTTACCAACAGCACTTGCTTACATCCAAAATAGGAGATTGTCATAAGATGCTGGCTAGATCTGCTGCTAAAATTTTAGAGGACGCAGTGTTAATGAAAAAGTTGAAGGACACCAAGTTTGACCTAATGTTAACAGACCCTGCTTTCTCTTTAGGGGTCATTCTGGGTGCTTATCTAAAGCTGCCAaaggtttttaatgtgcggtggATTAATAATGGAGAGGGTCATCAAACTGTAGCTCCCTCTCCTGTCTCCTATGTCCCTGTATCAGGTAGTGAACTTCACGATCAAATGAATTTTCTAGAGAGGACAAAGAATATGTTGCATTATCTCAACCGTGTTTATGAACAGTACTTCATCATCAATCCAGCGTACTCAGATCTATTCCAGAAACACTTCCCTCCTGGGACTGACTTGGTGTCTTTGGAGCTCTCAGCTGATATCTGGCTTTTCAGggcagattttgtttttgaatttccACGGCCCACTATGCCCAATGTGGTGTACGTAGGAGGGTTCCAGTGCAAAAAGGCCCATCCTCTCCCTGATGATTTGGAGGAATTCATGCAGAGTTCCGGGAAACATGGGGTGGTGGTCATGTCTCTGGGAACACTGGTGTCAGCTCTGCCTCCTGAGATCACAGAGGCCATTGCCGCTGCATTTGCTCAGCTCCCTCAGAAGGTGATTTGGAGGTTTGGAGGTGACAAACCTTCATCTCTGGGAAATAACACCCGGCTGGTAAAATGGCTTCCCCAGAATGATCTCCTGGGCCACCCCAAGACTCGTGTCTTTATAGCTCATGGAGGCACTAATGGTTTGTATGAGGCCATCTATCATGGTGTTCCTGTTCTGGGTTTGCCCCTCCTATTTGATCAGTTTGACAACTTATTAAGAATGAAGGTGCGCGGTGCAGTCCAGGTTGTGGAGGCCCGATCTTTGACCAAAGACAATTTCCTGGAGGCTCTAAAGGACGTTTTAGAGAATCCGTTTTACCGTAAAAATATCCAACGTCTTTCTCAGCTACACCGTGACCGACCAATGCCTCCAATGGACACTGCCATCTTCTGGATAGAGTACGTCATCAGGAACAAAGGAGCTGCCCATTTGCAGTCTGCAGGTTTTAGTCTGCCTTGGTATTCCTACTTCTGCCTAGACGTAGCAGTCGTTGTATTAGCCCTAATTGGAACCTCCATTTGGGTATCTGTCTTGGTCTGTAGGTTACTTTGTTGCAGGAACGGCAAGAAGATGAAGGCAGAGTAG
- the LOC124881193 gene encoding placenta-specific gene 8 protein-like: MSRHVVSVQPKNRVEEAAEWSTGLCECYKDIGDCCFACCCLPVFTCKVTSAVGVCPCLPLLDCISCVPPASLAMRASVRERYGIKGSAWSDCLYGCCCYTLSWLQISRELKRRAASHAASSSSSTSTARYTALTSLQGAHLV, from the exons ATGTCCAGACATGTGGTCAGTGTGCAGCCAAAGAACCGGGTCGAGGAGGCCGCAGAATGGAGCACTGGACTGTGTGAGTGCTACAAAGACATTGGAGACT gctGTTTTGCCTGCTGCTGCCTCCCAGTGTTTACCTGTAAGGTGACCAGTGCAGTCGGTGTCTGTCCATGTCTGCCTCTGCTGGACTGTATCAGCTGCGTGCCTCCAGCCTCTCTGGCCATGAGGGCGTCTGTCAGGGAACGATACGGCATAAAG GGAAGTGCGTGGAGCGACTGCCTGTACGGATGCTGCTGTTATACACTATCTTGGCTTCAGATCTCCAGGGAGCTGAAAAGAAGAGCAGCATCCCACGCCGCCTCCTCTTCGTCTTCCACCTCCACAGCCAGATACACTGCTCTGACCTCCCTGCAGGGGGCGCACTTGGTCTAG